In one Nocardia tengchongensis genomic region, the following are encoded:
- a CDS encoding MFS transporter: MTSTEIRPAVSTAADTTQWTARLWGMLITLCIVLFLDGLDVSMIGVALPSIGTELDIQTSTLQWLVSGYVLGYGGLLLLGGRTADLLGRRKVFLIALAVFALASLAGALVSSPALLILTRFVKGLAAAFTAPTGLSIITTNFQEGPARNKALSIYTVFGAGGYSMGLLFGGLMTGLGWRWTFLLPVPVALAALAAAWFLVPKDKPADEGGHDLLGALLSTATMLLLVYTVVSAPQAGWASARTIGSFVAVAALAAAFVYVENKVRYPLVRLGILRKGTLVRASLAIIAVAGSYFSWQFITTLYLQDTLGWSPLKLSMALLPVGLLVVASAFVSDKLVDRFGTGPIIAITMVVMAVGYLLYLRIDTAPSYLTVLLPAVLLVGIGWVGFPAINIQATSGIDDDEQGLAAGVLQTAMQVGAAIVLAVTTAIVTSNVPDHPTPQAMLDTYRPGLEFAAGVSIVGALVALTVFLPKLRTRRAEARNPEVELVG; this comes from the coding sequence GTGACTTCCACCGAGATCCGCCCCGCAGTGAGCACCGCGGCCGACACCACGCAGTGGACCGCCCGCCTCTGGGGCATGCTCATCACCCTGTGCATCGTGCTGTTTCTCGACGGCCTCGACGTGTCGATGATCGGCGTCGCGCTGCCCTCGATCGGCACCGAACTCGACATCCAGACCTCCACCCTGCAGTGGCTGGTCAGCGGCTACGTGCTCGGCTACGGCGGCCTGCTGCTGCTGGGCGGCCGCACCGCCGACCTGCTCGGCCGCCGCAAGGTCTTCCTGATCGCCCTGGCCGTGTTCGCCCTGGCCTCGCTGGCGGGCGCGCTGGTCAGCTCGCCGGCGCTGCTGATCCTGACCCGCTTCGTGAAGGGCCTGGCCGCCGCGTTCACCGCGCCCACCGGTCTGTCCATCATCACCACGAATTTCCAAGAGGGACCGGCCCGTAACAAGGCGCTGTCCATCTACACCGTGTTCGGCGCGGGCGGCTACTCCATGGGCCTGCTGTTCGGCGGCCTGATGACCGGCCTCGGCTGGCGCTGGACTTTCCTGCTGCCCGTCCCCGTCGCGCTGGCCGCGCTGGCCGCCGCCTGGTTCCTGGTCCCCAAGGACAAGCCCGCCGACGAGGGCGGCCACGACCTGCTCGGCGCGCTGCTGTCCACCGCCACCATGCTGCTGCTGGTCTACACCGTCGTCTCCGCGCCGCAGGCCGGCTGGGCCTCGGCCCGCACCATCGGCTCGTTCGTGGCCGTCGCGGCGCTCGCCGCAGCCTTCGTCTACGTCGAGAACAAGGTGCGCTACCCGCTGGTGCGGCTGGGCATCCTGCGCAAGGGCACCCTGGTCCGAGCCAGCCTGGCCATCATCGCGGTCGCCGGTTCGTACTTCAGCTGGCAGTTCATCACCACGCTGTACCTGCAGGACACGCTGGGCTGGTCGCCGCTGAAGCTGTCCATGGCGCTGCTGCCGGTCGGCCTGCTCGTGGTGGCCTCGGCCTTCGTCTCCGACAAGCTCGTCGACCGCTTCGGCACCGGACCGATCATCGCGATCACCATGGTGGTCATGGCCGTCGGCTACCTGCTGTACCTGCGCATCGACACCGCGCCGTCGTACCTGACCGTGCTGCTGCCCGCGGTGCTGCTGGTCGGTATCGGCTGGGTCGGCTTCCCCGCCATCAACATTCAGGCCACCAGCGGCATCGACGACGACGAACAGGGCCTGGCGGCGGGTGTGCTGCAGACCGCCATGCAGGTCGGCGCGGCCATCGTGCTCGCGGTGACCACCGCCATCGTCACCTCGAACGTGCCGGATCACCCGACCCCGCAGGCGATGCTCGACACCTACCGTCCCGGCCTGGAATTCGCCGCCGGCGTCTCGATCGTCGGCGCGCTGGTCGCCCTCACGGTCTTCCTGCCGAAACTGCGGACCCGCCGCGCGGAGGCCCGGAACCCGGAGGTCGAACTGGTCGGCTGA
- the rfbA gene encoding glucose-1-phosphate thymidylyltransferase RfbA, with product MRGIILAGGTGSRLHPITRGVSKQLVPVYDKPMVYYPLSTLMLAGIRDILVITTPEDADAFTRLLGDGSRFGVNISYVVQPEPDGLARAFVLGADHVGTESAALVLGDNIFHGPGLGTQLQTFHDLDGGAVFAYRVSDPSAYGVVEFEQGRAISIEEKPARPRSNYAIPGLYFYDNDVLAIARDLKPSDRGEYEITDINRTYLEQGRLHVQVLPRGTAWLDTGTFDSLLDAANYVRTIEERQGLKIGVPEEVAWRLGFIDDDQLIRLAEPLVRSGYGKYLMGLPDHGRTWE from the coding sequence TGCACCCGATCACGCGCGGGGTGAGCAAACAGCTGGTCCCGGTGTACGACAAACCGATGGTGTACTACCCGCTGTCCACCCTGATGCTGGCGGGGATCCGGGACATCCTGGTGATCACCACCCCCGAGGACGCGGACGCGTTCACCCGGCTGCTCGGCGACGGCAGCCGCTTCGGCGTGAACATCTCCTACGTGGTGCAGCCCGAACCCGACGGACTGGCGCGCGCCTTCGTGCTCGGCGCCGACCACGTCGGCACCGAGTCCGCCGCACTGGTGCTGGGCGACAACATCTTCCACGGTCCCGGACTGGGCACCCAGCTGCAGACCTTCCACGATCTGGACGGCGGCGCGGTCTTCGCCTACCGGGTCTCCGACCCCTCCGCCTACGGCGTGGTCGAATTCGAGCAGGGCCGGGCCATTTCCATCGAGGAGAAGCCCGCCCGGCCGCGCTCCAACTACGCCATCCCCGGGCTGTACTTCTACGACAACGACGTGCTCGCCATCGCCCGCGACCTGAAGCCCTCGGACCGCGGCGAATACGAGATCACCGACATCAACCGCACCTACCTGGAGCAGGGCCGGCTGCACGTGCAGGTGCTGCCCCGCGGCACCGCCTGGCTCGACACCGGCACCTTCGACTCGCTGCTGGACGCCGCCAATTACGTGCGCACCATCGAGGAGCGGCAGGGCCTCAAGATCGGCGTGCCGGAAGAGGTGGCCTGGCGGCTCGGCTTCATCGACGACGATCAACTCATCCGCCTGGCCGAACCCCTGGTGCGCTCGGGCTATGGAAAGTACCTGATGGGCCTGCCGGACCACGGGCGAACCTGGGAGTAG
- the rfbC gene encoding dTDP-4-dehydrorhamnose 3,5-epimerase family protein encodes MRIRELSVPGAWEFTPRPHGDARGVFYESFKASEFEKAVGRPFDLLQVNISTSAAGVLRGIHYTETPPGQAKYVTCVRGAFLDVVVDLRRDSPTFGTWDAVVIDDVERKSVFLAEGLGHALLSLEDNSTVNYLCSLEYSPEFDRDLDAFDPDLAIDWPTVGRNGEPLTFTRSDKDAAAPGLADLRLPH; translated from the coding sequence ATGCGCATTCGGGAACTGTCGGTGCCGGGCGCGTGGGAGTTCACGCCCCGGCCGCACGGAGACGCCCGCGGCGTCTTCTACGAGTCGTTCAAGGCCTCGGAGTTCGAGAAGGCGGTGGGGCGGCCGTTCGATCTGCTGCAGGTCAACATCTCCACCTCGGCCGCGGGCGTGCTGCGCGGCATCCACTACACCGAGACCCCGCCCGGGCAGGCCAAATACGTGACCTGCGTGCGCGGCGCGTTCCTGGACGTGGTGGTGGACCTGCGCCGGGACTCCCCCACCTTCGGGACCTGGGACGCGGTCGTCATCGACGATGTGGAGCGCAAGTCGGTGTTCCTCGCCGAGGGGCTGGGGCACGCACTGCTGTCGCTGGAGGACAACTCCACCGTCAACTATCTGTGCTCGCTGGAGTACTCCCCCGAATTCGACCGGGACCTGGACGCTTTCGATCCGGACCTGGCCATCGACTGGCCGACCGTGGGCCGCAACGGCGAACCACTCACCTTCACCCGCTCCGACAAGGACGCGGCCGCCCCCGGCCTGGCGGATCTGAGACTGCCGCACTGA